A portion of the Blattabacterium clevelandi genome contains these proteins:
- the rplM gene encoding 50S ribosomal protein L13 encodes MDFLSFKTINKNDSKNWIIMDAKDQYLGRFSTQVALKIRGKHKTNFSPNLDCGDYVIVINSKKIKLTGKKWINKKYIRYTGYPGGKKIIIAKDLFIKDSKKIIYKAVKGMLPKNRLGNKIIKNLHIYPGSEHKHQAQKPIQLKN; translated from the coding sequence ATGGATTTTTTAAGTTTTAAAACTATTAATAAAAATGATTCAAAAAATTGGATTATCATGGATGCAAAAGATCAATATTTAGGTAGATTTTCTACTCAGGTTGCTTTAAAAATAAGAGGGAAACATAAAACTAATTTTTCTCCAAATTTAGATTGTGGAGATTATGTGATTGTGATAAATTCTAAAAAAATTAAACTTACAGGAAAAAAATGGATTAATAAAAAATATATTCGTTATACTGGATATCCAGGAGGAAAAAAAATAATCATTGCTAAAGATCTTTTTATTAAAGATTCAAAAAAAATAATATATAAAGCTGTTAAAGGAATGCTTCCTAAAAATCGTTTAGGGAATAAAATTATCAAAAATCTTCATATTTATCCAGGTTCTGAACATAAACATCAAGCACAAAAACCAATTCAATTAAAAAATTAA
- the rpsI gene encoding 30S ribosomal protein S9 gives MIHSIGRRKCSLARIYLKPGNKIITINSKKLEKYFPKNIHGKILYPFQLINNNKFDIQIKVCGGGFNGQAEAICLAISRALCKLDQKNRKILKFNGLLTRDSRKVERKKFGQKKARKKFQFSKR, from the coding sequence ATGATCCATTCTATAGGAAGAAGAAAATGTTCTCTTGCACGTATTTATTTAAAACCTGGAAATAAAATTATTACGATTAATTCTAAAAAATTAGAAAAATATTTTCCAAAGAATATCCATGGAAAAATTTTATATCCTTTTCAGTTAATCAATAATAATAAATTTGATATACAAATAAAAGTTTGTGGAGGAGGATTTAATGGTCAAGCAGAAGCTATTTGTTTAGCTATATCTAGAGCTCTTTGTAAATTGGACCAAAAAAATAGAAAAATATTGAAATTTAATGGATTGTTAACTAGGGATTCTAGAAAAGTAGAAAGAAAAAAATTTGGTCAAAAAAAAGCAAGAAAGAAGTTTCAATTTTCAAAACGTTAG